The DNA window TTCGGCATTGACCTCGTCAATCAGATCAAGCTTGAGAATCCGCATCTGTGGACACCGGAGTTCCGCGACGAGCTTGCCGACGTGTTCCGGCGCGCGGTCGAGCTGGAGTACCGCTACGCCGAGGACACCATGCCGCGCGGAGTGCTCGGCCTCAACGCGCCGATGTTCAAGGAGTACCTGCGCTTCATCTGCAACCGGCGCTGCCAGCAGATCGGGCTCGATGCGCTTTTCCCGGGGGCGACGAACCCCTTTCCCTGGATGGCGGAGATGATTGACCTGAAGAAGGAGCGCAACTTTTTCGAGACGCGCGTGCTGGAGTACCAGACCGGCGGCGCGCTGAGCTGGGACTGAGACCGGACGAGGAGCGCAAGATGCACAAAGTGACCGCGTGCAGGGCCGAGGAGGACTACAAGCTCTGGATCCGCTTCGAGGATGGGCTGGAGGGCAGCGTCTTCCTCGGCAATCTGCTGGAGATCGGCGCGTTCAGGCTCTGGCTCGACGTGCGCGAGTTCGAAAAGGTGAGCGTGGATCCCGAGACCGCGACGGTGACCTGGGAGGGCGGCATCCGGCTCGACCCGGAAGTGCTGTACCAGGATCTCGCCGCCCGGGCAGGGCGCTAGCGATGCGGCGCGCGCAGCGTCGCGACGGATTCGGCGGACGGACGGGAAGCGATTCCCGGTCGGCGCCGGATAGGCCGGGGCGGCAATGCCCGGCTTCTTTGCAACTTCCTTAAAGGAGACCGTTATGGCGAAGAAGAAAGCGAAAAAAGCGGCGAAGAAAAAGAAGAAGAAGAAAGCATCAAAAAAGAAGAAATCGTCCAAGAAGAAAGCAATAAGAAGGGAAGCGGGTAAGAAGAAGAAAGCCGCCAAGAAGAAGCCAGC is part of the Burkholderiales bacterium genome and encodes:
- a CDS encoding DUF2442 domain-containing protein, with the translated sequence MHKVTACRAEEDYKLWIRFEDGLEGSVFLGNLLEIGAFRLWLDVREFEKVSVDPETATVTWEGGIRLDPEVLYQDLAARAGR